From the genome of Electrophorus electricus isolate fEleEle1 chromosome 14, fEleEle1.pri, whole genome shotgun sequence:
ATTGTGAATGCAGTGGATCCACAGTCACATACTGTGCTTTTCTTACATTGTACATGATTTCCACACGCGAGACCACTCACTTAAACGGTCGGGAAGTTTAGTAACATCAGACCATTTAATTGCGAATATTTGGAATTATATAAACAATATCTGATCAATTAGTACGTCTCTAAACTTTGTGTTCTCAGGTCCAAAGACATGAGCAAGTGCAGTGTATTattgttactgtatttattcCAACACTAATTGGCTCACTTCATTCTAGCTTCttaactgtttaaaatgtgtaaaattcaCAGAATCCAACACATGCTGGAGGTGTCAGAATGAAACAGGTATTCTTAACTTTCTTGTTATTgcctttttaattatttttaaatgtcacactcACTAAATGTAAACGTACAGACTCAGCTTTCATTAAACGTTTTTAGTTTATCAGGTTTCCATCATGTGAGATGTTTGTGAATTTAGGGATGCTTTACATACATTTTGCAGATACATACTTGGGATGCCACACAAAGTAAACTAGGCTGTAGTACAGGCTGTACAGTGTGGTGTGCATCATAGACTTCAGaatattagaaatgtttttcttgctgtATGCAAGAGAACAGTGTTTGTCCGTCTAGATATTTGTGTTGTCAACTGGGCTGAATATATGGAAATAGTTGgtattttttgtgtgtagtggagaactgaaacacacacacacacactaaataaataaataaaaaactgtgtgtgtgtttgtttcagttctCCACTATTACTTAGTTTTACTTTAGTCAGATcctatttcttttttgtcttttccacTGCAGGGTTTCAGATAAATCTGTCTGGTGTGCCCCAGAGTAAGTCTCTGTTTGAACGTGTGGTTGTTTTGATCactataattttattattcaaTCTATAAGCGGAATGCAGTTTTAGAATAACCAGACATGAACTGTTTTACTGAAaccatgtttttatatatatatatatatatatatatatatatatatatagattatttCATTTAGAGCAacgcttttcttttttaaaatttgaagaATACCACATTCATCCCTTCCGTTATGCTAatggtgttttcttttctgacTGTGCCAGGTAAGCGCAAAGCCCTGAAGTTAAACTTTGCTAACCCTCCAGTCAAACCAAATGCCAGGCTGCCTGTGTCTTCTGGAACCCCATCTTTCCAGAACCCACACATGTAAGCGGCTAAAACGAACACTCGCACAAACGCCGCAGCTGAGTCCTGCACACCTGCAGATTTGCAGGTTTTGTGGGGTTTTCACTGGGTCTTTGGGTTGGCTTTCAGAGAGAGACTGCGCACTCAGAGCATCGAGTCGTGTGGGAAGCTGAAGATTTCTCCTGAGCAGCACTGGGATTTCACTGCAGAAGACCTGAAGGACCTTGGTGAGATCGGCAGGGGAGCCTACGGCTCTGTCAACAAGATGGTTCATAAACCCAGTGGCCAGATTATGGCTGTCAAGGTGAGAGCCCAGGACGCTGTTTTGTgaaggtggtgtttgttttgtttttttctcgaTTAAAGATTTTACAGTACACAGCAATTAAGGATGGAGTGTTACGGGCTTTGAAATGAATCACCACTTTCCACGCAGCTTTATGCTTTTCTAGTTTTAATGCAGGGACGTGCCAGGTGGAAACCGCGGCGTCTATGCGGCTGCGTGTGTCATCCTctatggtgtgtttgtgttgcagaGGATTCGCTCCACCGTTGATGAGAAGGAACAGAAGCAGCTGCTGATGGACTTGGATGTGGTGATGAGAAGTAGCGACTGCCCATATATCGTCCAGTTTTACGGGGCCCTGTTCCGAGAGGTAAACTCACTTCAATCCAGGTTTCCAGTCGCCCCTTACACctagtctgtctgtgtgtctgtgtgtctgtgtgtctgtgtgtctgtctgtcgggCAGAAAGGAAAGATTCCACTACAGTAGGATGATCTTTAGCATAAATGAAAGCTTGAAAGTTATATATTGTAATAAATCTTTGAATCTTAGaactgtttttatgtttatctaTGCAGAATTGGGTAGGTTTATGTTGAGGCTTTGGTTGTTTGAATATTTTCAGGTTGTGAAGGATAGGCTATGGCCTGACAGTTTCctgtcctttttgttttttaatgaattacttaatttattaattcgttttttttgtttgtttttttttaaacagggtGACTGTTGGATATGTATGGAACTTATGTCTACCTCGTTCGACAAATTCTACAAATATGTATATTGCTCATTAGATGATGTCATTCCAGAGGAAATATTAGGCAAAATTACATTAGCGGTAAGTGCAGTAATGACGCTGTGACGTCCTCTAATGCTGCTATTAGAAGTGTTgcctgatttttatttttcaaccTCATTACAGACTGTGAAAGCACTGAATCACTTGAAAGAAAACTTGAAAATAATTCACAGAGGTGAGTAGAAAATGTCTTTACTGTCAAACTTTATACACGATGACTTCTAAGTAGACGTCCAAGTGACCATTTTTAAAAGCGATTGTTGGGCTTTTGCTTTTCGCACAAGCACTGTGCCACCTAGTGGTCATatgtgttcttttccttttctcctcttaTTCTAGACATCAAACCCTCTAACATTCTCCTGGATCGAAATGGCAACATAAAGCTGTGTGACTTTGGTATCAGTGGGCAGCTGGTGGACTCCATAGCCAAGACTAGAGATGCTGGCTGCAGGCCTTACATGGCTGTGAGTTACTGCCTCTTTACTggcactttttatttatttatttctcccatttatttcaaaattttaGTCGGTATGCCAGTTCCCACATATCAGTTAGCTGACCACCCCCACCGTACAGTGACTACCAACCCTGGAATATGCGGCCAGCTCGTGCTTCCTCTGAAATGCGTGAAGCCAAGCACCAAATCTTTCCCGTATCCTGCTCATGCTGTAACACAGGGCAGCTGAATGCACTCGGAGTAAATCGCTTTCTACCCTGGTCAGCATACACAAGCACCCAGGCATCCATGATTGAGGAGTGTTGCTGCGATTGGCGGGATGGTGTAACGTTGTCCCACCCAATCAGAGAGCAGCATCAGTGTTGATCTCTTCTTCTCCCTGCCACAGAAGGCTGTCGCATCATTGGCGTTTGAACCAGTGAGCCACCAGTGGACGCCGTTCAGAAACcttgtttttattacatttttttaacgGGGCTTATATATGGTGCATTTTAATGATgcagtgcttttgttttttgaagctcaaattttaaatgcaaaatttaaCAGAACTGAGATGATGCTTAAAATGTATAAGATAATTGTGTGATTATCGTTCCTGCAATTTTATCCCCTCTGTCATAGCCTGAAAGGATAGACCCCAGTGCTTCCCGACAAGGATACGATGTGCGCTCGGATGTGTGGAGTTTGGGAATCACTCTGGTATGGCCACTATTAAACCTCAGCGTCATACCTGCTGCTTGCGTTTCATGTCCGTACACTGGGTTGGTGTCTTATTGTTCTGCATGCAATGTGAGAGGAGTGTTAAGGTCCGGAGTGTTCTGCACGCTTTCCCCGGCAGTACGAGCTGGCCACAGGACGTTTCCCGTACCCGAAATGGAACAGCGTGTTTGACCAGCTGACCCAGGTAGTAAAGGGAGACCCTCCGCAACTTAGCAATTCAGAGGAGAGGCAGTTTTCTCCCAAATTCATCAACTTTGTCAACCTATGGTGAGTTGCCTCAGTTTTGTTTGCCTGCTTATATGTGTACATGAAGACATTTTCAAAGCAAGTTTTGCTTGAGCTGAAACTGACCAGAATTGTATAGTAAGCACAGGCTTGGTGGTCCTCTTGTATCCTTGCCTTCCAGCCTTACAAAGGATGAGTCGAAAAGGCCAAAATACAGGGAGCTTCTGGTAAGTGTATCTTCTGGCAATATCCATTAGTACAGAATTTACTGTCTGGTTATAAATCTCTGAAAGTTGATACATCATGGTGTTAATGCAATGTCGTAGTGTTAAGTATTATGCCCGTTTGAGCTGGcatcattattttatataatgcTCAGTTAAGACAGCCTGATCAAAACCTCTTTGGAGCTGTTAATACATTTTACGTGACgtgacgccccccccccccccaaccccctggTGCTGCAGAAACACCCCTTCATTCTAATGTACGAGGAGCGAGTCGTGGATGTCGCCAGCTACGTGTGTAAGATCCTGGACGAGATCCCGGCATCCCCCAGCTCCCCAATGTACGTCGACTGATTCTGCCTGGGCCCCATGCGGCACGGCTCTGCACCCCTGCTCCAACACtgcttttaaaaagtgacaCTCGAAACCCCAAAACATGTTGTGCAATAAGGATCCGCTTTCAtcttaaaaaagaaatccaTTTGCTATATCGGTCAGCAGAACCAAGATAGTTCAGATTAGAGCCTAATAGATTGTCTGATGTGTCGTATGCCACACGATGCCACGCGATGCCATTCTAGCTGAGCTTGTTTCCAGAATTGGACCACACAACTTGGAACACCCTTATTCAGTTCGCAGATCATGAAAGcaatgtttgtctctgtgttcatgggaataaaaaataataactaaattgtgtatatatatatctacttGAAAGTAATATAAGCGATATAAAACTTACCAAAAGAAAAAGTCACAATGATACACAAATGGACAGAAAATGACTACCGTTTCCTGTAACATATATAATTTCTATAATGGGTCGTGTCATTTAGGTCAATATTTGTACAGGTAAAGCACATTTTTAGTTTGTAAAATAACTTCGTATGCAGAAGTATTGTTCTACTTCAGAGACTCTTGAAAGGATGGTTGGAGATTTTCCTGTAGACCTTCTGCTCCACATCCTTGGAGTTCTGGCTGTTTGGAGTCCCTCCAGTCTGAAATTCCAACATTCTTCAATTCCGTTTCTACGACGCTGAAGTCTGTGCATGCCGCACCTTGGACTGGTGTGGGAAAGACGCGTAGGATGCTCAAGCAGAAGATTTCCAAGAAAGTGAAACATTAAGTCTAGTTTAAAGAAAATCTTAAGTTATCCTTTTTAAGTAGCTTTATTTCATGAATATGCAATTCTAACCCACCAAATCGTGTTCACTGCATTTAAGAAAAATCTCCGGTGTAGTGAACACTTGAATAAAAACTTCAGGACACTTTGACACAATTGTAACTGTATGTATAACTTTGTCAAGCCATGATTGCTCAGCAACGCCCCCCGTGGTTCTCCGTTGCAGAAGCTGCCGTTCATTTTGCCTCAGTAATTTTTATTGGCATGTGACGAAGCACGGCACTTTGACTTGGGGGAGGGAGGTAAAGGACGTTCAGATGTCTTTGTTTGGCTTGCATACTACACTTCGCCTAAGCACTATTGTTTGGTAAATGATTTGAAAAAACCAACTATATGCCACCAGAGAGCATTGAAATACTGCTGAACTCAGTAGTCTCCGTAGTGTGAAAAGACATTTATCTGGCCAAAATATAAGAGAACTTGGACTGAATGGTTAACTAGATATCCTTTTTAAAATAGGGGCAGCATAATTCAATTTTAGCCATTTTAAAAGCTTTCCAAAAAGTGAGCATTgtacaaaatgacaaattagtAGCAGCCATTAGTATTAGAAGGCATAGGTGTAGGgttttgggtgggggtggttggtgGGTGACGTATCTCCCCCTATACTTTCTGCTTACATTACTCATATAATGTTTttggttgggtggtgtgagcagtgtaaACCCCCACCAAAGGAAACCTAGGCCACTGTTGGAAGGGAAAAAAGGCTCAATATATGTTTGAAATCAACATGTATCATTATACTGTATCACTATCAAGTGGGAAATATGTTCAAAAAATGTTCACactgtgaaaatatttgaaGTGTATGTTGTGAACGCAGATATCTGTAAAAAACACCATAGTAATGAGATGCTGTGCAGAGATATCGCCTTATGTCTGGTTTGGATGTGCTTAACCTGATGACTCTGGGCTGCGTTTTGCTCACTTCATGTATTTAAGGAATTTCCTGAAATCTTTAGTGTTCACATAGTATCAGTAAGATCTAAGTGTCTGCAGGTCAGTCGTGAAGGTTCGGATGTGACTGTGAGCTtattgtcctgtttctctgtaagGTCTGGAGTCAGACGAGCACAGTGCTAGAATAAATCCAGTGAATTAGCCTCTATCTGTGTACTGACTATTTGTTTGACAGTGGGATGGAATAAAATGGAATCTTAACTTTTTTGGATATAAAAATTCACAGTTTTGTGtaggttttatttatatatattttatttatatatatatatatatatatatatatataaataaacttctCAATTTGTGCATGCGCGTATGCATGCAAAATAATGCAAActaagagaccactacaaaattcagtttctctagttttacaattgatgggtatgtgtttgaccaggctgagcagttttttgtttgtttgtttgttttttgttataaaaaatgtattttaaagtatgtttttgttttttatgaaaatgactaatggttaaaataatgaaacagttacagaaatttcagaccaaaAATAacgcaaagaaaacaagctcatattcatttataaacaacacagtactaatgtcaacttaggatgagtgaagaaatcaatatttggtggaataaccctgattttcaatcacagctttcatgcgtcttggcatgtTTTCCACCAGTCCCTCACaatgctgttgggtaactttacgccactcctggcccagaaattccaggagctcggctttgtttgatggcttgtgaccatccatcttcctcttgatcacattccagaggttttcaatggggttcaggactggagattgggctggccatgatggggtcttgatctggtggtccctcatccacactttgattgaccaggctgtgtgacatggagcattgtcctgttgaaaaaaacaatcgtcagagttggggaacactgtcagagcagaaggaagcaagttttcctccagcagttttgtaagtggcttgattcatgtgtcattcacaaagacaaatctgtctgattccagccttgcagaaacacccccagatcatcaccgatctTGCACCAAATTTCTCAGTGGGTGTGAGagactctggcttgtaggcctctccaggtcaccgtctaaccattacatgaccaggtgttggactgaaaattgcactcatcagagaagatgaccttactccagtcctctatggtCCAATCCTTAcggtcttttgcaaacttctttctggctcttctttgcttctcaatGATTAATGgctttttctagctttgcacaacttcagcgctgcctccagaagcctgtttcaaacTGTCCTCAGTGTGGAAGTCACCCCAGCTGCTGGATgacattctttttgtaggtcacttgatgTCATCTTACGcttgttaagtgacatttgaatgagctGGTGATCATCACGGTCGGTAGACGGTCATTTTccacctctgccagtctgtagctgttgttgtccctgTGTTTGCTGCTTCACCTTGTTCTATTGGactgcagtttttgaaattttcaagatggaagcaacctggTGCTCAccgtatccctctgccagtaaagctacaattgaacccttcttctCAACTCTTTTGGCACAGTCTGttgctgtattttgactacacttactttattagtcctagcactgcttttcccatccagctggttctataacaggTGAACAGTGATGACAGCTGCAGTGGTTACtatactgttgctcgttagaacaggattttgttaagctgatcacctattcagcatctcattaagtagaatgaggtgtgtcagTGAAGGAATTCAGCAAACACTTGAacggaatggctgctgtacatgtggagatgctgatttaagaaaacattggcttggtctcttattttttttccagagcacATATATTAAATGTGAGTTCTGTTCATTACCCAGGAAATGATAGACTGGAGTGGGCcatttttagaaatgtgttttattaaagtCTTTTAATAGTTGCACAGTGGTGGAGACATACTGAGACTGTTTACATCATACAGCTGTTCAGTGGCCAAGCAATACAAAAGCTTTTTGTCGTATcgatatatttttttccccaggagaaaaaaaatagacaaaaacaACTACCACATTTTCTTCAACAAGACCGAGGGATCGCGTGTACTGAGCAGGCGTGCCTCGGCCAGGG
Proteins encoded in this window:
- the map2k4b gene encoding dual specificity mitogen-activated protein kinase kinase 4b isoform X1; translated protein: MATPSPSTNSPACGSAMGPSGPALRHQTQTQHFTAASSMQESNTCWRCQNETGFQINLSGVPQSKRKALKLNFANPPVKPNARLPVSSGTPSFQNPHIERLRTQSIESCGKLKISPEQHWDFTAEDLKDLGEIGRGAYGSVNKMVHKPSGQIMAVKRIRSTVDEKEQKQLLMDLDVVMRSSDCPYIVQFYGALFREGDCWICMELMSTSFDKFYKYVYCSLDDVIPEEILGKITLATVKALNHLKENLKIIHRDIKPSNILLDRNGNIKLCDFGISGQLVDSIAKTRDAGCRPYMAPERIDPSASRQGYDVRSDVWSLGITLYELATGRFPYPKWNSVFDQLTQVVKGDPPQLSNSEERQFSPKFINFVNLCLTKDESKRPKYRELLKHPFILMYEERVVDVASYVCKILDEIPASPSSPMYVD
- the map2k4b gene encoding dual specificity mitogen-activated protein kinase kinase 4b isoform X2 → MATPSPSTNSPACGSAMGPSGPALRHQTQTQHFTAASSMQGFQINLSGVPQSKRKALKLNFANPPVKPNARLPVSSGTPSFQNPHIERLRTQSIESCGKLKISPEQHWDFTAEDLKDLGEIGRGAYGSVNKMVHKPSGQIMAVKRIRSTVDEKEQKQLLMDLDVVMRSSDCPYIVQFYGALFREGDCWICMELMSTSFDKFYKYVYCSLDDVIPEEILGKITLATVKALNHLKENLKIIHRDIKPSNILLDRNGNIKLCDFGISGQLVDSIAKTRDAGCRPYMAPERIDPSASRQGYDVRSDVWSLGITLYELATGRFPYPKWNSVFDQLTQVVKGDPPQLSNSEERQFSPKFINFVNLCLTKDESKRPKYRELLKHPFILMYEERVVDVASYVCKILDEIPASPSSPMYVD
- the map2k4b gene encoding dual specificity mitogen-activated protein kinase kinase 4b isoform X3, which codes for MATPSPSTNSPACGSAMGPSGPALRHQTQTQHFTAASSMQGKRKALKLNFANPPVKPNARLPVSSGTPSFQNPHIERLRTQSIESCGKLKISPEQHWDFTAEDLKDLGEIGRGAYGSVNKMVHKPSGQIMAVKRIRSTVDEKEQKQLLMDLDVVMRSSDCPYIVQFYGALFREGDCWICMELMSTSFDKFYKYVYCSLDDVIPEEILGKITLATVKALNHLKENLKIIHRDIKPSNILLDRNGNIKLCDFGISGQLVDSIAKTRDAGCRPYMAPERIDPSASRQGYDVRSDVWSLGITLYELATGRFPYPKWNSVFDQLTQVVKGDPPQLSNSEERQFSPKFINFVNLCLTKDESKRPKYRELLKHPFILMYEERVVDVASYVCKILDEIPASPSSPMYVD